Within Roseibium sp. HPY-6, the genomic segment CGAACAAGCGCCCCGATGTTTTTGCGCGAGGGCGGAAGGAGAAAGGTTACAAAATCGATGCGCGGGTCTGTTGTCGCGAAGGCAATGGCTTTTCGAGTGATGCGCAGCCCTAGACCGAAGCTATCCGGCTTGAGAACAAGGCCAAAGTCCCAATCGTGGCCTTCCTTTTGGAACCCTCCCCATCCAACATAAGCTCCATCGCTCAAAATAGCCCAGTGTCCCAGCCCGTCGCGCCGCCACGTATCTTCCTTCGCCGCGACAAAGCTCCTCGCTTCTTCTAGCGTCCATTTCGACACGAGCAGCGGCATGTGTTCAGAAACGCGAGGATCGTTCATATGTGCAACAATGTCTTGCAGAGAGATACTGGGTAATCGGGCAAACTCGATTTTTGGCGCGTGTTTCAAGGCTTCCTCAAACGCTTTGATATCTCACATACGCAACCGTATATTTCGGGCTATTCCATTTGTAAATACGCCACCGTATATTTCACACATGAACAAAACGAAATTCAGCAAAGAAGCATGGTTGGCGGCGGGCTTTCGTGCCCTGACAACAGATGGGCCGAACGCGATCAAAGCCGAGGCGCTTGCGCGAAGCCTCGGCGCCACGAAGGGGTCATTCTACTGGAACTTTGACGATATCGCGTCTTTCGTAGAGGCAATGTTGGGCCTATGGCGCAACAGCGTTGTCCAAGAAATTGAGGATGTACTTCAGGCTGAACCTGAAAAGGCGGCGCGACTACGTCTGTTGGTGGATCGTGCAGCTAAGCCAGCATCAGTTGAGTTCGGAGGACGTCGGGTAGAACCCGCAATGCGTTCTTGGGCATTGGCAAACCCAGCTGTCTTGGCAGTGGTAAAGGAAGTTGATGAGATCAGATTGTCATTCGTGACGAGATTGCTGCGCGATGTCGGACAGAATGATCCTGCTCTTCCTCAGTTGGTCTATGGTGCGTTTATCGGACTGGACGATCTGGCATCCAAGGGAAGTGCAGATATTCAATCGGGGCTTAAGGTGTTGCTACGACTCGTCGCGGGGCCCGAAATCGAAACGAATTGCCCTCCAGATTGATTGCGAACAGTCCAATTTGCCAAGAGCGGACTTTTGGAGAAACGCATCGGGCAGCGACTTGGTCCGCATTGCTGACCGACGTGGTCGGTCGATCTCTTTCGGAGGGTCCGCCGAAAGCGGTCATAGGCGCTCGCTTGTCCATGCGTCCACGCCCTAGCCTTCGATCGGAACGACCGGCTCATCCTTGGTCCTGCGGATCGTAAGAGCTGTTCTGACGCTGTCCACGTTGGGCGCGGCCGTCAGGTCGCGGATGACGAAATTCTGAAACGTCTGAAGATCCGGCGAAACGCATTTCAGCAGGAAATCGACTTCACCGGAAAGCATGTAGCTCTCGCGGACCAGCGGCCAGTTCTGAACGGTCTGTTCGAATGCGATAAGGTCGGCCTCGGTCTGACTGTGGAGCCCGACCATCGCAAAGGCCGTGACATCATAGCCGAGCTGCTTTTCATCCAGGAGCGTCCGGTATCCTTGAATGAGCCCGGCCTCTTCAAGTGCGCGCACCCGGCGCAGACACGGTGGAGCGGAAATGCCGACACGGCGCGCCAGCTCCACATTGGTCATCCGGCCATCATCTTGCAGTTCTTTCAGGATATGCCAATCGATGGCATCAAGCCGCGCTTTCAATCCTGTCTCCTTTGAGCTGTCACGAATGACCTGCCTGTGAATAGGCTTCGCTTTGCCGGACTGGCATCTTGCAGGGAATTGGGGCCCTGCGCTAACTTTTCTTCAGGTGCCGAATTATTGTTATTTGCGCGTTTGTGCAAGACTATAACAAAAATGCGCACGATTCCGAAAGAAAACAATAGGGGAAGTTCTCCATAAATGCATCGTGAGCCGGAGATCTTTCCTCAGTCCGCCTGGGTTCTGACAGACGGCAAGGCCGGCGACATGGCGCAATGCGTCGGGGTCGTTGAGGCGCTTGGCGTATCTTACGAGTCCCGGACAATCGCGCCACGACCACCGTTTTCCTGGTGGCTGCCGTTCGGCCCGACCGATCCGCGTGAGTGGGAAACACGACAGCACAGTCCGATTGCGCCGCCGTATCCGGACATCGTTGTTGCGTCCGGGCGCCGCGCAGCCGCTTATCTGCGTCGCATCAAATGGCTTTCTAAAGGCAATACCTTCACGGTATTTCTCAAGGACCCGAGAACCGGACCCAGTGCAGCGGATCTGATCTGGGTTCCGGAACATGATCGGCTGCGCGGCCGCAATGTTCTGGTCACGCCGACCTCACCACATCGCTTCTCTGCAGAAAAATTGGCGACTTTGCGCTCAGACAGTGTCGCCGCGATCGACAAGCTCGCCCATCCGCGTATTGCAGTACTTGTTGGCGGCGACAGCCGTCATCACACCTTCACGGAGGCTGACCAGTCTCACTTTCTGAACGGTCTCAGAGAGCTGGCCAATGAGGAAAGTGCACGCTTCATGATAACTGCATCGCGCCGGACCCCGCCTGCACTCGCCTATGGCCTCTCGAGCCTCGCAAAGTCCGGTGGGCATCTTTACTGGACGGGCGAGGCTCCAAATCCTCTCGGACATTATCTGGCCAAGGCCGATGCGATTGTTGCGACAGCCGATTCGACCAACATGATCGGTGAGGCTACCGCAACCGGAAAACCCATTCATGTTTTTCAACCCAGCGGCGGTCACAGCAAAATCACCGGTTTTTTGGAGAGTTTGGAACGCTTGGGGGTTATTCACCCCTTTCCAGGTCCGCTAAAAACAACTACCTACGAGCCGATAGATGCAACACCCGTCATCGCGGATCGCATAAAGTTGGATTTTTCTGCATCAAGAGAGCCCGAAGAGGCGACTTGATCGGGTCCTGACAGGGACAGGCAGAACACAAGAAACACAGGAAAAGGTGTCTTCATGAGCACGGAACACAGCAAGCTTTTGATCGTTGGATCGGGCCCTGCAGGGTATACGGCCGCGGTCTACGCCGCGCGCGCCATGATCGAACCAACGCTTGTTGCCGGCATTCAGCCCGGCGGACAGCTGACAATCACCACCGACGTTGAAAACTATCCCGGTTTTGCCGATCCCGTAATGGGCCCCTGGCTTATGGAACAGATGCAGAAGCAGGCGGAAAACGTCGGCACCAAAATCATCTACGACACCATTGTCAAAGCCGATCTCTCCGAGCGCCCGTTCCGACTCGAGGCCGACAGCGGAACGGTGTTCACCGCCGATACGCTCGTCATCGCTACCGGCGCCCAGGCTCGATGGCTCGGGCTGTCCTCTGAACAGGACTACATGGGTGCTGGTGTATCTGCCTGCGCCACATGTGACGGCTTTTTCTACCGCAACCGCGAAGTCGTCGTTGTCGGCGGTGGCAACACCGCCGTGGAGGAAGCGCTGTATCTCGCCAATTTGGCTTCCAAGGTCACGCTGGTGCACCGTCGTGACAGCCTGAGGGCAGAGAAAATTCTTCAGGATCGGCTCTTCCAGAACCCGAAAATCGAGGTCATCTGGGATCATCAGGTCGATGAAATTCTGGGTGGCGGCGTGCCCAAGGCCGTGACGGGTGTACGGCTGAAGAGCACAAAGACCGGCGAACTCCAGGAAATTTCAACCGACGGCGTTTTCATCGCAATCGGCCATGCGCCTTCGGTGGAGCTGTTCAAGGACCAGCTGACACTCAAGCCGAATGGCTATCTGGAGACTGCTCCGGATTCCACCCGAACATCCATACCCGGCGTCTTTGCGGCCGGCGATGTCACAGACGATATCTACCGTCAGGCAGTGACCGCAGCCGGGATGGGCTGTATGGCCGCGCTTGAGGCAGAAAAGTTTTTGGCCGAACACGAAACGGCATCCACACAACAGGCGGCTGAATAAAGCCGCCTGAGCGTCCTGCGGAGGGGCACGGATGGATTGGGACAAGCTGCGCATTTTTCATGCGGCCGCGCAGGCCGGCAGTTTCACGCATGCAGGCGACACGCTGCACATGAGCCAGTCGGCGGTAAGCCGTCAGGTCAGTGCCCTGGAGCATGACTTGGGCGTTCCCCTTTTCCACCGTCACGCGCGGGGTTTGCTGCTGACAGAACAGGGCGAACTGCTCTATCGCACGGCAAGCGACGTTCTCATGAAGCTGGAATCGGTTCAGTCCAGCCTGACCGACAGCAAGGAAAAACCTTCCGGTATTCTGCGTGTCACGACCACGGTGGGTCTTGGCTCCACCTGGCTTACGTCCCGCATCCGGAGCTTCATCGAGCTTTATCCCGAAGTCGACCTGCACCTGATTTTCGACGATGACGAGCTGGACCTCGGCATGCGGGAAGCCGACGTTGCCATCAGGTTGCGCCAGCCGACACAGCCCGACCTGATCCAGCGCAAACTCTTCACAGTTCATTTCCATGTCTATGCCGCGCCGGAATATATCCAGCGCTTCGGCTCGCCGTCGACAATCGAGGACATCGACGAGCACCGGGTCATCACATTCGGCGAACAGGCGCCGGCTTACCTGAGATCAATGAACTGGCTCGATTCTGCAGGCCGCCCGGCAGGGGAACCCAGGCGGTCCGTTTTAAAGGTCAACAACCTGGTGGCCATCAAGCGCGCTGTTCAGTCGGGTGTCGGCATAGCGATATTGCCTGACTACATCATCGATCATGCGTCCAACCTTGTTCCGGTCCTTACAGAGCAGGAAGACAAGGTGCCATCATTCGACACTTATTTCGTGTATCCCTCCGAGCTCAAAAACACGGCTCGCGTGAAGGCATTCCGGGAATTTTTGCTGACCAGTGCCGAAAAATGGGTGTACTAGCGCGACGCAAAATCAACGCCTAATTAATGGGCAGGGATTTGTTTGCTGATTTTTTAAGCAAATGTGTTTTGTCCAGATTTAACCGAAGGTATTTTTTGGAAAAAAACTGAATAACTTCAGCTGATCGCGGATCAACGTCGGCGCTAATCAGCTGTAAACAAACAGCATTTTAAAATTGACTTAGCGCAATGCCAAAGCTCTGCAGAAATTGCATACCTGATTTGCACACCTGCCACTTGTTTATGCAGCTTGTGCACCGCATATAAGCAGCACTGTTGGTCACACGGGGATCACATCCTCCTCCCAGTGATGCCCAGACCAGCTGTTCCCCTCTGGAAGGTGATTCCACTGTATTCAGTGAATCAAATCAAACTGCCGGGTCTCTTAAGACCCGGCTCTTTTTTTGTCCAGTGCATTGTGCGGCGCTATCAAATTGCGCGCCGCATGCTCACATGAACAGCTTTTCACCGCTGAGGTTCTGATAAAGGCCGGCGACCTGCTCTTCGTAGCCATTGTAAAGCAGCGTGTCGCGGCGTTCGTCCGTGCCAAGCAGTTTTTCGCTCGCCTGAGACCAACGCCGATGCGGCACTTCCGGATTTACATTCGCCCAGAAGCCGTATTCCTTCGGCTGGATCTC encodes:
- a CDS encoding GNAT family N-acetyltransferase, whose product is MKHAPKIEFARLPSISLQDIVAHMNDPRVSEHMPLLVSKWTLEEARSFVAAKEDTWRRDGLGHWAILSDGAYVGWGGFQKEGHDWDFGLVLKPDSFGLGLRITRKAIAFATTDPRIDFVTFLLPPSRKNIGALVRGGAEFVENTEYNGEVFKKFRLETT
- a CDS encoding TetR/AcrR family transcriptional regulator; protein product: MNKTKFSKEAWLAAGFRALTTDGPNAIKAEALARSLGATKGSFYWNFDDIASFVEAMLGLWRNSVVQEIEDVLQAEPEKAARLRLLVDRAAKPASVEFGGRRVEPAMRSWALANPAVLAVVKEVDEIRLSFVTRLLRDVGQNDPALPQLVYGAFIGLDDLASKGSADIQSGLKVLLRLVAGPEIETNCPPD
- a CDS encoding Lrp/AsnC family transcriptional regulator, with the protein product MKARLDAIDWHILKELQDDGRMTNVELARRVGISAPPCLRRVRALEEAGLIQGYRTLLDEKQLGYDVTAFAMVGLHSQTEADLIAFEQTVQNWPLVRESYMLSGEVDFLLKCVSPDLQTFQNFVIRDLTAAPNVDSVRTALTIRRTKDEPVVPIEG
- a CDS encoding mitochondrial fission ELM1 family protein, yielding MHREPEIFPQSAWVLTDGKAGDMAQCVGVVEALGVSYESRTIAPRPPFSWWLPFGPTDPREWETRQHSPIAPPYPDIVVASGRRAAAYLRRIKWLSKGNTFTVFLKDPRTGPSAADLIWVPEHDRLRGRNVLVTPTSPHRFSAEKLATLRSDSVAAIDKLAHPRIAVLVGGDSRHHTFTEADQSHFLNGLRELANEESARFMITASRRTPPALAYGLSSLAKSGGHLYWTGEAPNPLGHYLAKADAIVATADSTNMIGEATATGKPIHVFQPSGGHSKITGFLESLERLGVIHPFPGPLKTTTYEPIDATPVIADRIKLDFSASREPEEAT
- the trxB gene encoding thioredoxin-disulfide reductase — protein: MSTEHSKLLIVGSGPAGYTAAVYAARAMIEPTLVAGIQPGGQLTITTDVENYPGFADPVMGPWLMEQMQKQAENVGTKIIYDTIVKADLSERPFRLEADSGTVFTADTLVIATGAQARWLGLSSEQDYMGAGVSACATCDGFFYRNREVVVVGGGNTAVEEALYLANLASKVTLVHRRDSLRAEKILQDRLFQNPKIEVIWDHQVDEILGGGVPKAVTGVRLKSTKTGELQEISTDGVFIAIGHAPSVELFKDQLTLKPNGYLETAPDSTRTSIPGVFAAGDVTDDIYRQAVTAAGMGCMAALEAEKFLAEHETASTQQAAE
- a CDS encoding LysR family transcriptional regulator, with protein sequence MDWDKLRIFHAAAQAGSFTHAGDTLHMSQSAVSRQVSALEHDLGVPLFHRHARGLLLTEQGELLYRTASDVLMKLESVQSSLTDSKEKPSGILRVTTTVGLGSTWLTSRIRSFIELYPEVDLHLIFDDDELDLGMREADVAIRLRQPTQPDLIQRKLFTVHFHVYAAPEYIQRFGSPSTIEDIDEHRVITFGEQAPAYLRSMNWLDSAGRPAGEPRRSVLKVNNLVAIKRAVQSGVGIAILPDYIIDHASNLVPVLTEQEDKVPSFDTYFVYPSELKNTARVKAFREFLLTSAEKWVY